One Podarcis muralis chromosome 1, rPodMur119.hap1.1, whole genome shotgun sequence genomic window carries:
- the ZNF143 gene encoding zinc finger protein 143 isoform X1: MLLAQINRDSQGMTEFSGGGMEAQHVTLCLTEAVAVQDGDNLDNMEGVSLQAVTLSDGSTAYIQHNSKDGKLMDGQVIQLEDGSAAYVQHVPMSKSNTGDSLRLEDGQAVQLEDGTTAFIHHTSKDSYDQSALQAVQLEDGTTAYIHHTVQVPQSDTILAIQADGTVAGLHTGDATIDPDTISALEQYAAKVSIEGSDNVSSTGMIGDNEQDKKMQIVLQSHSTRVTSKSQSSGDKAFRCDYDGCGKLYTTAHHLKVHERSHTGDRPYQCDHPGCGKAFATGYGLKSHVRTHTGEKPYRCSEENCTKSFKTSGDLQKHIRTHTGERPFKCPFEGCGRSFTTSNIRKVHIRTHTGERPYYCTEPGCGRAFASATNYKNHVRIHTGEKPYVCTVPGCDKRFTEYSSLYKHHVVHTHSKPYNCNHCGKTYKQISTLAMHKRTAHNDTEPIEEEQEAFFEPPPGQGEDVLKGSQITYVTGVEGEDVVSAQVATVTQTGLGQQVALISQDGTQHVNISQADMQAIGNTITMVTQDGTTITVPAHDAVISSAGTHSVAMVTAEGTEGQQVAIVAQDLAAFHSASPEIGHQQHGHHLVTADSRPVTLLATSNGTQIAVQLGEQQSLEEAIRIASRIQQGETPGMDD; encoded by the exons ATGTTATTAGCCCAGATAAATCGAGACTCTCAGGGAATGACAGAATTTTCAGGAGGGGGGATGGAGGCTCAGCATGTAACACTCTGTTTAACAGAGGCTGTAGCTGTGCAAG atggAGACAACTTGGACAACATGGAAGGAGTAAGCTTACAAGCAGTTACGCTCTCAGATGGGTCCACAGCCTACATTCAACATAATTCTAAAG ATGGCAAATTAATGGACGGTCAGGTGATTCAGCTAGAAGATGGCTCAGCTGCCTACGTTCAACATGTTCCCATGTCTAAAAGTA ATACAGGAGATAGTCTTCGTTTAGAAGATGGACAGGCAGTTCAGCTTGAGGATGGAACTACAGCTTTCATTCATCACACTTCAAAAG ACAGTTATGACCAGAGTGCCCTGCAAGCTGTACAGCTAGAAGATGGTACCACTGCTTATATTCACCATACAGTGCAGGTTCCACAGTCGGATACCATCTTAGCCATTCAGGCTGATGGCACAGTGGCAGGCCTTCATACGGGAGATGCTACTATTGATCCAGATACCATCTCTGCTTTGGAACAGTATGCAGCCAAG gtGTCTATTGAAGGAAGTGACAATGTTAGTAGTACTGGGATGATAGGAGACAATGAACAAGATAAAAAAATGCAG ATTGTCTTGCAAAGCCATAGTACAAGAGTGACAAGTAAATCACAGTCAAGTGGAGACAAGGCTTTTCGGTGCGACTATGATGGATGTGGAAAACTGTACACCACTGCTCATCATCTTAAG GTACATGAAAGGTCACACACGGGAGACAGACCATATCAATGTGACCATCCAGGTTGTGGaaaagcatttgcaacag gTTATGGATTAAAAAGCCATGTCCGAACCCACACCGGAGAGAAGCCATATCGGTGTTCAGAAGAAAACTGTACTAAGTCCTTCAAGACTTCAGGAGACCTACAGAAGCACATCAGAACACACACAG GTGAAAGACCTTTCAAGTGCCCCTTTGAAGGATGCGGTAGGTCGTTCACAACATCGAACATAAGAAAGGTTCACATCAGGACACATACAGGGGAAAGACCCTATTATTGTACAGAGCCAGGATGTGGAAGAGCATTTGCCAGTGCAACTAATTACAAGAATCATGTGAGAATACATACAG GGGAGAAGCCGTATGTATGTACAGTCCCTGGCTGTGATAAACGTTTTACAGAGTATTCCAGTTTATATAAACATCATGTCGTACATACACATTCCAAACCATATAACTGTAATCACTGTGGGAAAACGTACAAGCAGATTTCCACGCTTGCGATGCACAAGCGGACAGCACACAATGACACAGAGCCAATAGAGGAGGAGCAAGAAGCATTTTTTGAGCCACCTCCAG gTCAAGGTGAAGATGTTCTCAAAGGATCTCAGATAACTTATGTAACAGGTGTAGAAGGAGAGGATGTCGTTTCTGCACAGGTTGCTACAGTGACTCAAACAGGACTGGGTCAGCAGGTGGCCCTTATTTCCCAAGATGGAACTCAGCAT GTTAACATATCTCAGGCTGACATGCAGGCCATTGGAAATACTATCACTATGGTAACACAAGATGGCACCACAATCACAGTCCCTGCCCACGATGCAGTTATTTCTTCTGCGGGAACACATTCCGTTGCAATGGTCACAGCAGAGGGCACTGAAGGGCAGCAG gTTGCCATTGTGGCTCAAGATTTAGCAGCATTCCATAGTGCTTCACCAGAAATTGGACATCAGCAACATGGGCATCATTTAGTAACTGCAGATTCTAGACCTGTTACATTGCTGGCAACATCCAATGGAACACAAATTGCAGTGCAG CTTGGAGAGCAGCaatctttggaagaagccattaGAATAGCTTCCAGAATACAACAAGGTGAAACACCAGGAATGGATGATTAA
- the ZNF143 gene encoding zinc finger protein 143 isoform X2 has protein sequence MLLAQINRDSQGMTEFSGGGMEAQHVTLCLTEAVAVQDGDNLDNMEGVSLQAVTLSDGSTAYIQHNSKDGKLMDGQVIQLEDGSAAYVQHVPMSKSRDSLRLEDGQAVQLEDGTTAFIHHTSKDSYDQSALQAVQLEDGTTAYIHHTVQVPQSDTILAIQADGTVAGLHTGDATIDPDTISALEQYAAKVSIEGSDNVSSTGMIGDNEQDKKMQIVLQSHSTRVTSKSQSSGDKAFRCDYDGCGKLYTTAHHLKVHERSHTGDRPYQCDHPGCGKAFATGYGLKSHVRTHTGEKPYRCSEENCTKSFKTSGDLQKHIRTHTGERPFKCPFEGCGRSFTTSNIRKVHIRTHTGERPYYCTEPGCGRAFASATNYKNHVRIHTGEKPYVCTVPGCDKRFTEYSSLYKHHVVHTHSKPYNCNHCGKTYKQISTLAMHKRTAHNDTEPIEEEQEAFFEPPPGQGEDVLKGSQITYVTGVEGEDVVSAQVATVTQTGLGQQVALISQDGTQHVNISQADMQAIGNTITMVTQDGTTITVPAHDAVISSAGTHSVAMVTAEGTEGQQVAIVAQDLAAFHSASPEIGHQQHGHHLVTADSRPVTLLATSNGTQIAVQLGEQQSLEEAIRIASRIQQGETPGMDD, from the exons ATGTTATTAGCCCAGATAAATCGAGACTCTCAGGGAATGACAGAATTTTCAGGAGGGGGGATGGAGGCTCAGCATGTAACACTCTGTTTAACAGAGGCTGTAGCTGTGCAAG atggAGACAACTTGGACAACATGGAAGGAGTAAGCTTACAAGCAGTTACGCTCTCAGATGGGTCCACAGCCTACATTCAACATAATTCTAAAG ATGGCAAATTAATGGACGGTCAGGTGATTCAGCTAGAAGATGGCTCAGCTGCCTACGTTCAACATGTTCCCATGTCTAAAAGTA GAGATAGTCTTCGTTTAGAAGATGGACAGGCAGTTCAGCTTGAGGATGGAACTACAGCTTTCATTCATCACACTTCAAAAG ACAGTTATGACCAGAGTGCCCTGCAAGCTGTACAGCTAGAAGATGGTACCACTGCTTATATTCACCATACAGTGCAGGTTCCACAGTCGGATACCATCTTAGCCATTCAGGCTGATGGCACAGTGGCAGGCCTTCATACGGGAGATGCTACTATTGATCCAGATACCATCTCTGCTTTGGAACAGTATGCAGCCAAG gtGTCTATTGAAGGAAGTGACAATGTTAGTAGTACTGGGATGATAGGAGACAATGAACAAGATAAAAAAATGCAG ATTGTCTTGCAAAGCCATAGTACAAGAGTGACAAGTAAATCACAGTCAAGTGGAGACAAGGCTTTTCGGTGCGACTATGATGGATGTGGAAAACTGTACACCACTGCTCATCATCTTAAG GTACATGAAAGGTCACACACGGGAGACAGACCATATCAATGTGACCATCCAGGTTGTGGaaaagcatttgcaacag gTTATGGATTAAAAAGCCATGTCCGAACCCACACCGGAGAGAAGCCATATCGGTGTTCAGAAGAAAACTGTACTAAGTCCTTCAAGACTTCAGGAGACCTACAGAAGCACATCAGAACACACACAG GTGAAAGACCTTTCAAGTGCCCCTTTGAAGGATGCGGTAGGTCGTTCACAACATCGAACATAAGAAAGGTTCACATCAGGACACATACAGGGGAAAGACCCTATTATTGTACAGAGCCAGGATGTGGAAGAGCATTTGCCAGTGCAACTAATTACAAGAATCATGTGAGAATACATACAG GGGAGAAGCCGTATGTATGTACAGTCCCTGGCTGTGATAAACGTTTTACAGAGTATTCCAGTTTATATAAACATCATGTCGTACATACACATTCCAAACCATATAACTGTAATCACTGTGGGAAAACGTACAAGCAGATTTCCACGCTTGCGATGCACAAGCGGACAGCACACAATGACACAGAGCCAATAGAGGAGGAGCAAGAAGCATTTTTTGAGCCACCTCCAG gTCAAGGTGAAGATGTTCTCAAAGGATCTCAGATAACTTATGTAACAGGTGTAGAAGGAGAGGATGTCGTTTCTGCACAGGTTGCTACAGTGACTCAAACAGGACTGGGTCAGCAGGTGGCCCTTATTTCCCAAGATGGAACTCAGCAT GTTAACATATCTCAGGCTGACATGCAGGCCATTGGAAATACTATCACTATGGTAACACAAGATGGCACCACAATCACAGTCCCTGCCCACGATGCAGTTATTTCTTCTGCGGGAACACATTCCGTTGCAATGGTCACAGCAGAGGGCACTGAAGGGCAGCAG gTTGCCATTGTGGCTCAAGATTTAGCAGCATTCCATAGTGCTTCACCAGAAATTGGACATCAGCAACATGGGCATCATTTAGTAACTGCAGATTCTAGACCTGTTACATTGCTGGCAACATCCAATGGAACACAAATTGCAGTGCAG CTTGGAGAGCAGCaatctttggaagaagccattaGAATAGCTTCCAGAATACAACAAGGTGAAACACCAGGAATGGATGATTAA